A genome region from Mycolicibacterium litorale includes the following:
- a CDS encoding magnesium transporter MgtE N-terminal domain-containing protein, with amino-acid sequence MAAVNRVYAARLAGMVVLGPDGESIGRVRDVVISISIVRQQPRVLGLVVELLSRRRIFVPILRVTAIEPSAVTLTTANVSLRKFVQRPGEVLVVGQVLETRVRVDDPDLAQLAGIDVVVVDLGIEQSRTRDWLVTRVAVRTQRRLGRRSNIHIVEWHHVHGLTPSGLAMPDQGVASLLEQFEGQRAVEVAEAIRELPAKRRYEVVNALDDERLADVLQELPMDDQADVLRQMKTDRAADVLEAMDPDDAADLLGSMTPADAETLLRRMDPEDSEDVRRLLSHSPDTAGGLMTSEPVVLAPDVTVAEALARVRDPDLTPALASLAFVARPPTATPTGHYLGCVHLQRLLREPPATLVSGILDTDLPSLTPQDSLGAVTRYFAAYNLVCGPVVDEENHLLGAVSVDDVLDHLLPDDWRERVEEPELTGTEGTS; translated from the coding sequence ATGGCGGCGGTGAACAGGGTCTACGCAGCGCGGCTCGCGGGAATGGTGGTGCTCGGCCCCGACGGCGAGTCGATCGGTCGCGTGCGCGATGTGGTGATCAGCATCAGCATCGTGCGCCAGCAGCCACGCGTGCTCGGTCTCGTCGTCGAATTGCTCAGCCGCCGAAGGATTTTCGTGCCGATTCTGCGGGTCACCGCGATCGAGCCGAGTGCGGTCACGCTCACCACTGCGAACGTGTCGCTGCGCAAGTTCGTCCAACGCCCCGGTGAGGTCCTGGTGGTCGGCCAGGTGCTCGAGACCCGGGTGCGCGTGGACGATCCCGACCTGGCGCAGCTCGCCGGAATCGACGTCGTGGTGGTCGATCTCGGCATCGAGCAGAGCCGGACCCGCGACTGGCTGGTGACCCGCGTCGCGGTGCGCACCCAGCGCCGGCTGGGGCGGCGCTCCAACATCCACATCGTCGAATGGCACCACGTGCACGGGCTCACGCCGTCCGGTCTGGCGATGCCCGACCAGGGGGTGGCCTCACTGCTCGAGCAGTTCGAGGGGCAGCGGGCGGTGGAGGTGGCCGAGGCGATCCGGGAGCTGCCCGCCAAACGCCGCTACGAGGTGGTCAACGCGCTCGACGACGAACGGCTCGCCGACGTGCTGCAGGAACTGCCGATGGACGATCAGGCCGACGTGCTGCGGCAGATGAAGACCGACCGCGCCGCCGACGTGCTCGAGGCGATGGATCCCGACGACGCCGCCGATCTGCTGGGGTCCATGACCCCCGCCGACGCCGAGACGCTGCTGCGCCGGATGGATCCCGAGGACTCCGAGGACGTGCGCCGGTTGCTGAGCCACTCCCCCGACACCGCCGGCGGCCTGATGACCTCCGAACCGGTGGTGCTCGCCCCCGACGTCACCGTCGCCGAGGCGCTGGCCCGGGTGCGCGACCCCGACCTGACGCCCGCGCTGGCGTCGCTGGCGTTCGTCGCCCGCCCGCCCACGGCGACACCCACCGGTCACTACCTCGGGTGCGTACATCTGCAGCGGCTGCTGCGCGAACCGCCCGCCACGCTGGTCAGCGGGATCCTCGACACCGACCTGCCGAGCCTGACGCCGCAGGATTCGCTCGGCGCCGTGACGCGGTACTTCGCGGCCTACAATCTCGTCTGCGGCCCGGTCGTCGACGAGGAGAACCACCTGCTCGGCGCGGTGTCCGTCGACGACGTGCTGGACCACCTGCTCCCCGACGACTGGCGCGAACGGG
- a CDS encoding HpcH/HpaI aldolase/citrate lyase family protein: MIEKAKGLPADEVFLDLEDAVAPDAKAEARTRVAVALAESGWAGQLRGVRVNDWTTPWTYADVIEVVSTAGADLDIIVLPKVTDVSHIHALDLLLTQLETTHGLPVGRIGIEAQIENAQGLTNIDAIAAAPRVRALVLGPADLMASLNMRTLVVGEQPEGYDVGDAYHHILMRILIAARTHGVLAIDGPFLKVRDVEAFRRVAGRSAALGFDGKWVLHPDQITAGNEIFSPRQQDYDHAELILEAYEWHTSRAGGARGAVMLGDEMIDEASRKMALVIAAKGRAAGMSRQGEPFRPPS; encoded by the coding sequence ATGATCGAGAAGGCAAAGGGTTTGCCGGCCGACGAGGTGTTCCTGGACCTGGAGGACGCGGTGGCGCCCGACGCCAAGGCCGAGGCGCGCACCCGGGTGGCGGTGGCGCTGGCCGAATCCGGTTGGGCCGGACAGCTACGCGGCGTGCGGGTCAACGACTGGACGACGCCGTGGACCTACGCCGACGTCATCGAGGTGGTGTCGACCGCCGGTGCCGACCTGGACATCATCGTGTTGCCAAAGGTCACCGACGTCTCGCACATCCACGCGCTCGATCTGCTGCTCACCCAGCTGGAGACGACACACGGTCTGCCCGTCGGCCGGATCGGGATCGAGGCGCAGATCGAGAACGCCCAGGGATTGACCAACATCGACGCAATCGCCGCGGCGCCGCGGGTGAGGGCGCTGGTGCTCGGGCCCGCGGATCTGATGGCCAGCCTCAACATGCGGACCCTGGTCGTCGGCGAACAACCCGAGGGTTACGACGTCGGCGACGCCTATCACCACATCCTCATGCGCATCCTCATCGCCGCCCGTACCCACGGCGTGCTCGCGATCGACGGACCGTTCCTCAAGGTGCGCGACGTCGAGGCCTTCCGCCGGGTGGCGGGCCGCTCGGCCGCGCTCGGCTTCGACGGCAAGTGGGTGCTGCACCCGGATCAGATCACCGCGGGCAACGAGATCTTCAGCCCGCGCCAACAGGACTACGACCACGCGGAGTTGATCCTCGAGGCCTACGAGTGGCACACCTCGCGCGCCGGCGGCGCCCGCGGTGCGGTGATGCTGGGCGACGAGATGATCGACGAGGCCAGCCGCAAGATGGCGCTGGTGATCGCGGCCAAGGGGCGCGCGGCGGGGATGAGCCGCCAGGGCGAGCCGTTCCGGCCGCCGAGTTGA
- a CDS encoding DUF4190 domain-containing protein: MTNPDRDPEHSSPAESGSGGTEPPAGGYEVPAYGQPSDYPPPPPGFDQPGYQQPGYPQPGYQQPGYPPPPPGYPPYGSFGTPYEAPGGYPPPPPGYPPYGGGYSAAPKTNALAIWSLVASLVGFICCIGSVVGIALGLVSLNQIKQSQEEGQGLAIAGIAVGAVSLLASLVMTVVFMNV; the protein is encoded by the coding sequence ATGACGAATCCGGACCGAGACCCCGAGCACTCGTCACCAGCGGAGTCCGGTTCGGGCGGCACCGAACCACCCGCAGGCGGTTACGAGGTCCCGGCCTACGGCCAGCCGTCCGACTATCCGCCGCCTCCTCCGGGATTCGACCAGCCGGGCTATCAGCAGCCGGGCTACCCGCAGCCGGGCTACCAGCAGCCGGGGTATCCGCCTCCGCCGCCCGGTTACCCGCCCTACGGCTCGTTCGGGACCCCGTACGAGGCGCCCGGCGGGTATCCCCCTCCGCCGCCCGGCTATCCGCCCTACGGCGGCGGCTACAGCGCCGCGCCGAAGACCAACGCGCTGGCCATCTGGTCGCTGGTCGCGTCGCTGGTCGGCTTCATCTGCTGCATCGGCTCGGTGGTCGGCATCGCGCTCGGCCTCGTCAGCCTCAACCAGATCAAGCAGTCGCAGGAAGAGGGCCAGGGACTGGCCATCGCGGGCATCGCCGTCGGCGCCGTGTCGCTGCTCGCGAGCCTGGTGATGACCGTCGTCTTCATGAACGTCTGA